In a genomic window of Streptomyces sp. NBC_01142:
- a CDS encoding DUF397 domain-containing protein has protein sequence MGGESDQLGVLRGIRLSGVTWEKSPFSGGNDNCVEFAVIGELIAMRDSKRPEQTPLVYTRSEIAALLAGAKAGAFDHLA, from the coding sequence GTGGGTGGAGAATCTGACCAACTCGGTGTACTTCGAGGGATCCGACTCTCCGGCGTCACCTGGGAGAAGAGCCCGTTCAGCGGAGGCAACGACAACTGCGTGGAGTTCGCCGTGATCGGCGAGCTGATCGCCATGCGCGACTCCAAGCGGCCCGAGCAGACCCCGCTCGTCTACACCCGCAGCGAGATCGCGGCACTTCTGGCCGGTGCAAAGGCAGGGGCATTCGACCACCTGGCCTGA